The following coding sequences are from one Clostridia bacterium window:
- a CDS encoding citrate/2-methylcitrate synthase, with product MLEKLSQLAEKCVPINPELYDKYQVKRGLRDESGRGVLAGLTEIAEVHAYIIDENEVVPIPGELYYRGISINDLTKGFLDDGRPGFEETTYLLLFGDLPSKSELQEFTELLAGYRSLPRSFVRDIIMKAPSRDLMNAMARSVLALYSYDEKADDISIPNVLRQCLHLIACFPLLAVYGYQAYHHYYGDSSLIIHSPKPELSTAENILHMLRPDNQFTKLEATLLDLALVLHADHGGGNNSSFTTHVITSTHTDTYSVMAAALGALKGPRHGGANIKVIQMFDDLKQNIKNWDDEGEIADYLNKILSKEAFDRTGLIYGIGHAVYSISDPRAVILKGMCEQLARDKGLEDEFKLYETVERLAPEVIGKVRKIYKGVSANVDFYSGFVYKMLGIPTELFTPIFAVARISGWSAHRLEELVNGGRIIRPAYKCVAPRRTYTPMKDR from the coding sequence ATGTTAGAAAAACTCAGTCAACTGGCGGAAAAATGTGTTCCCATTAATCCCGAATTGTACGACAAGTACCAGGTGAAGCGGGGGCTGCGGGATGAAAGCGGCAGGGGTGTGCTGGCCGGCCTGACGGAGATCGCGGAAGTGCATGCCTATATCATTGACGAAAACGAAGTAGTGCCCATTCCGGGGGAGCTCTACTATCGCGGGATTAGCATTAATGATTTGACGAAAGGTTTTTTGGATGACGGGCGGCCTGGTTTTGAAGAGACGACGTACCTTTTGCTTTTCGGTGACTTGCCCAGTAAGAGCGAACTACAAGAGTTTACAGAGCTTTTGGCCGGCTACCGGAGCTTGCCCAGGAGTTTTGTGCGGGACATCATCATGAAAGCTCCCAGCCGGGATTTGATGAACGCCATGGCGCGAAGCGTGCTGGCCCTGTACAGCTATGATGAAAAGGCAGACGATATTTCCATTCCCAACGTGCTGCGGCAGTGCCTGCATTTAATCGCTTGTTTTCCCCTGCTGGCGGTGTACGGCTACCAGGCTTACCACCACTACTACGGCGACAGCAGCCTGATCATCCACAGCCCGAAGCCGGAACTGAGTACGGCGGAGAACATCCTGCACATGCTGCGGCCTGACAACCAGTTTACGAAGCTGGAAGCTACCTTATTGGACTTGGCTCTCGTGCTTCACGCAGACCACGGGGGCGGTAACAACTCCAGCTTCACCACCCACGTGATTACTTCTACGCACACGGATACTTACTCGGTCATGGCGGCTGCCCTGGGAGCATTGAAAGGCCCGAGGCACGGCGGAGCCAACATCAAGGTCATTCAGATGTTTGATGACCTGAAGCAGAACATTAAGAACTGGGATGATGAAGGGGAAATTGCCGATTACCTGAATAAGATCCTGAGCAAAGAAGCTTTTGACCGCACCGGCCTCATCTATGGCATTGGACATGCCGTGTATTCCATTTCCGACCCGCGGGCGGTTATCCTGAAGGGGATGTGCGAGCAGCTGGCCAGGGACAAGGGCTTGGAAGATGAGTTCAAGCTCTACGAAACAGTGGAAAGGCTGGCCCCTGAGGTGATCGGTAAAGTCAGGAAGATTTACAAAGGCGTTAGCGCCAACGTGGATTTCTATTCCGGTTTTGTCTACAAAATGCTGGGCATCCCGACGGAATTGTTCACGCCGATCTTTGCCGTGGCCAGGATTTCCGGCTGGAGTGCCCACCGGCTGGAGGAACTGGTAAACGGCGGCCGGATTATCAGACCTGCCTACAAGTGCGTGGCACCGCGGCGCACGTATACTCCCATGAAAGACCGGTAG
- a CDS encoding 4Fe-4S dicluster domain-containing protein — protein sequence MGVPTREIYWNISGHFWLYAVFIIAVAIFAHGVYQQYNLWRLGQAELRTDQIGRRIKTVIKETFSHGRILRDKLPGWSHFVIFWGFVIMLFGTFIVALQADFGLQIFYGNFYLILSLLMDLGGFFALAGIVVFAWRRYVQKPDRLDNRKDDGWALLLIGAILFTGFIVEGLRIAATGDPWVAWQPVGYVVSLLFSGMTVEQMQAWHKFLWWFHMMIAMAFIAYIPYSKLVHIILIPADQFFSPLTPPGTLSPIDFEDEDVEVYGTDRIESFSWKHLFDLEACVRCGRCQDNCPAHLTGKPLSPKRMVQNMRAHLHAKAPHLVAAREALRQQGAQLEVAAGAEAIAAFEENLVRDVVSEEEIWACTTCRACQEQCPAMIEHIHKTIELRRYLTLTESEFPAEMQLAFRNMENNANPWGVGYTERANWAEGLGVTTLEENPEVEYLYWPGCAGAFDDRNQRVSKAIVQILQAAGVSFGILGIEEKCCGDSARRLGNEYLFKMLAEENIETMKNYGVKKIITQCPHCYQTFKVDYAQLGAEFEVIHHTQFISELIASGKIKLSGDFGKTVVYHDSCYLGRYNDIYGEPRQIVSALPGARLVEMPRHHDKSFCCGAGGGRMWLEERLGTKINEARTDQALSTGAQVVGTACPFCLIMLVDGLKAKDEEGKVEAMDLAELVAKHLA from the coding sequence GTGGGTGTACCGACCAGGGAAATCTACTGGAATATTTCCGGGCATTTTTGGCTGTATGCGGTTTTCATTATTGCCGTGGCTATCTTCGCCCACGGGGTATACCAGCAATACAATTTATGGCGTTTAGGGCAAGCGGAGCTTCGCACGGATCAAATCGGCCGGCGCATAAAAACGGTGATTAAGGAGACCTTCAGCCACGGCCGTATTCTAAGAGATAAGCTGCCCGGGTGGAGCCACTTTGTCATCTTTTGGGGCTTTGTGATTATGCTCTTTGGCACATTTATTGTGGCGTTACAGGCTGACTTTGGGCTCCAGATCTTTTACGGCAATTTTTACCTAATCCTGTCCCTGCTCATGGATTTGGGCGGCTTTTTCGCCCTGGCGGGCATAGTGGTCTTTGCCTGGCGGCGTTATGTGCAAAAGCCGGACCGGTTGGATAACCGTAAGGACGACGGGTGGGCTTTGCTGCTCATCGGCGCTATCTTGTTCACGGGCTTTATCGTGGAAGGGCTGCGGATTGCCGCTACCGGGGACCCCTGGGTAGCCTGGCAGCCGGTGGGTTATGTGGTGTCCCTGCTGTTTAGCGGGATGACGGTGGAACAGATGCAGGCCTGGCACAAGTTCCTCTGGTGGTTCCACATGATGATTGCCATGGCCTTCATCGCTTACATTCCCTATTCCAAGCTGGTACACATTATTCTCATCCCGGCGGACCAGTTTTTCAGCCCCCTTACGCCTCCCGGTACCTTGTCGCCCATTGATTTTGAAGACGAGGACGTGGAGGTTTACGGGACGGACAGGATAGAGAGTTTTTCCTGGAAGCATCTCTTTGACCTGGAAGCCTGTGTCCGCTGCGGCCGGTGCCAGGATAACTGTCCTGCTCATCTCACCGGCAAACCCCTGTCCCCGAAACGCATGGTGCAGAATATGCGGGCCCACCTGCATGCCAAGGCACCGCATTTAGTGGCGGCCAGGGAAGCGCTGCGGCAGCAGGGCGCGCAACTGGAAGTAGCCGCCGGTGCGGAAGCTATCGCCGCTTTTGAAGAGAACCTCGTCCGTGATGTGGTCTCCGAGGAAGAGATCTGGGCCTGCACCACCTGCCGGGCTTGCCAGGAGCAGTGCCCTGCCATGATCGAGCATATTCATAAGACCATCGAACTGAGGCGGTACCTGACCTTGACGGAAAGTGAGTTCCCGGCCGAGATGCAGCTGGCTTTCCGGAATATGGAAAACAACGCCAACCCATGGGGTGTCGGTTATACCGAGCGGGCCAACTGGGCGGAAGGTTTGGGCGTAACCACATTGGAGGAAAATCCCGAAGTGGAGTACCTGTACTGGCCCGGTTGCGCCGGTGCTTTTGACGACCGGAACCAGCGGGTTTCAAAAGCTATTGTGCAGATCCTGCAAGCCGCCGGCGTCAGCTTCGGCATTCTGGGCATTGAGGAGAAATGCTGCGGGGATTCCGCCCGCCGCCTAGGTAACGAATACCTGTTCAAGATGCTGGCGGAAGAAAATATTGAAACCATGAAGAACTACGGGGTGAAAAAGATCATCACCCAGTGCCCCCACTGTTACCAGACCTTTAAGGTGGACTATGCCCAGTTGGGTGCGGAATTCGAAGTTATCCACCATACCCAGTTCATCAGTGAACTGATTGCCTCCGGTAAGATCAAGCTCAGCGGGGACTTCGGCAAGACCGTGGTCTACCATGACTCCTGCTATCTGGGACGTTACAACGACATTTACGGGGAGCCGCGGCAAATCGTGTCCGCCCTGCCCGGGGCGAGGCTGGTGGAAATGCCGCGCCATCACGACAAGAGCTTCTGCTGCGGTGCCGGCGGCGGAAGGATGTGGCTGGAGGAGCGGCTCGGCACTAAGATTAACGAAGCCCGGACGGATCAAGCCTTATCCACCGGGGCCCAAGTTGTGGGCACGGCCTGCCCCTTCTGCTTGATCATGCTGGTTGACGGGCTGAAGGCCAAGGATGAAGAGGGCAAAGTGGAAGCCATGGATTTGGCGGAATTAGTAGCTAAGCACCTGGCTTAG
- a CDS encoding electron transfer flavoprotein subunit alpha/FixB family protein produces the protein MGKVFVIVEQKKGALRKATHELLGAGRRLANELGAELMAVIPGHNVKGLVDQVAAYGVDKIFVCDDQKLADYSTAAYTDVVGKVLLKEQPDYVFLSHTATGKDLAPRLAQRLEAGLASDCTAAKVENGELVLTKPIYAGKAFSTVKPNGAALFVTFRPNALGSVPAEGSKNPEVVDVPVEISPDALRVIVKEVIEKATGRPELTEAEIIISGGRGMKGPENFKMLEEIADILGAAVGASRAAVDSGWREHSDQVGQTGKTVSPVLYIAVGISGAIQHLAGMGSSRYIVAINKDPEANIFKVADFGIVGDLFQVLPVLRDELKKVVSERPA, from the coding sequence ATGGGCAAGGTCTTTGTCATCGTAGAACAAAAGAAGGGGGCTTTGAGAAAAGCCACCCATGAACTCTTGGGCGCCGGGCGCCGCTTGGCGAACGAGCTGGGAGCAGAGCTGATGGCTGTTATCCCGGGCCACAATGTGAAAGGATTGGTAGACCAAGTGGCCGCCTACGGTGTAGATAAAATCTTCGTCTGTGATGACCAAAAACTGGCTGATTACAGCACCGCCGCTTATACTGACGTGGTGGGCAAAGTACTGCTGAAAGAGCAGCCCGATTACGTGTTCTTGAGCCATACCGCTACCGGTAAAGACCTGGCGCCGCGGTTGGCCCAAAGGCTGGAAGCCGGTTTAGCCAGCGATTGTACCGCTGCCAAAGTGGAAAACGGTGAACTGGTGCTGACCAAACCCATCTACGCCGGTAAAGCATTCAGCACCGTGAAACCTAACGGCGCCGCTTTATTCGTCACTTTCCGTCCCAATGCCCTGGGCAGTGTGCCGGCGGAAGGAAGCAAGAATCCGGAAGTCGTGGACGTACCGGTGGAAATCAGTCCCGATGCTTTGCGGGTCATTGTGAAAGAGGTCATCGAGAAAGCTACGGGCCGCCCGGAACTGACGGAAGCGGAAATCATCATCAGCGGCGGCCGGGGCATGAAAGGTCCGGAAAACTTCAAGATGCTGGAGGAAATTGCCGATATCCTCGGCGCTGCCGTTGGTGCTTCCCGGGCCGCCGTGGATTCCGGTTGGCGGGAGCACAGTGACCAGGTAGGCCAAACGGGTAAGACCGTGTCGCCGGTGCTGTACATCGCCGTGGGTATTTCCGGTGCCATCCAGCACCTGGCGGGCATGGGTTCCTCCAGGTATATCGTGGCCATTAACAAGGATCCGGAAGCGAATATCTTCAAAGTAGCCGACTTCGGCATCGTCGGTGACTTGTTCCAAGTGCTGCCGGTCCTGAGAGACGAACTGAAGAAAGTGGTAAGCGAGCGTCCGGCCTAA